One window from the genome of Pedobacter schmidteae encodes:
- a CDS encoding PKD-like family lipoprotein: MKLYIYIICLFCTATLMIAGCAKDEGNYDYKKLNKVNIDSIPDFTLMKFDSLKIAPVITKSDENSKLTYEWKIYSPITGLTKQLSTEKRLAIVVEEEPSVNAYEVILKVTDPATGISDFRTFDLKIVTPFSQGWVVLNKRGANTDIDMITPGDKVYDEIYKRTNGNAIPGGANRVYTYFGQQEQKVFLQSNTDILQLKGNDFAKIIDYNSLFFEKPAVLAPQLYFMKNRDSREYIINNGDLYFMATAVPPPTRFGDKVSGDYRAAPFMAVGSRYPGIIYDEKNGRFLQLPANKSELTAFPYDAKVDPFDMNNIGKKMVFMRAAPVTDHYYAICKNLANNSFHFYVINSNGTPAVKYQQMLNVPDIDRASSFAVSATLPLIYYAVDQKIYVYDLEMNAARKVYDAPGAGANVAVLGMLNTVLVAGVNEGENGTVYYLNLAPTGDVTSTAKKFPGIGKIIDMVYKPQ, encoded by the coding sequence ATGAAATTATATATTTATATCATTTGCCTTTTCTGTACCGCAACATTAATGATCGCAGGGTGTGCCAAAGATGAAGGCAATTACGATTACAAAAAGCTAAATAAGGTTAATATAGATTCTATACCGGACTTTACACTAATGAAGTTTGATTCCTTAAAAATAGCTCCGGTAATTACCAAATCTGATGAAAACAGTAAATTGACTTACGAATGGAAAATTTATTCACCGATAACTGGCCTTACGAAACAACTGTCGACAGAAAAAAGGCTAGCCATTGTAGTGGAGGAAGAACCTTCAGTAAATGCCTATGAGGTAATCCTGAAAGTAACAGATCCGGCAACAGGTATTAGCGACTTCAGGACGTTTGATTTAAAAATTGTTACGCCATTTTCTCAGGGCTGGGTTGTCTTAAATAAACGAGGTGCCAATACCGATATTGACATGATTACGCCTGGAGATAAAGTTTATGACGAAATTTATAAACGGACCAATGGTAATGCAATTCCTGGTGGTGCCAATAGAGTATATACTTATTTTGGACAACAGGAGCAAAAGGTGTTTTTACAAAGTAATACAGATATCTTGCAATTGAAAGGGAATGATTTTGCCAAAATTATAGACTATAACTCTTTGTTTTTCGAAAAACCAGCAGTTTTGGCGCCTCAGCTCTATTTTATGAAAAATAGAGACAGCAGAGAGTATATCATTAACAATGGTGATTTATATTTTATGGCAACCGCTGTACCTCCACCAACGAGATTTGGTGATAAGGTTTCTGGTGATTATCGCGCAGCACCATTTATGGCCGTTGGTTCCAGATACCCAGGTATCATTTATGACGAAAAAAATGGGAGATTTTTACAGCTACCAGCCAACAAATCTGAACTGACCGCATTTCCTTATGATGCTAAAGTAGACCCATTTGATATGAATAACATTGGCAAAAAAATGGTGTTTATGCGTGCTGCACCGGTAACAGATCATTATTATGCTATTTGTAAAAATTTAGCCAATAATAGCTTCCATTTTTATGTGATCAATTCTAACGGTACACCCGCAGTCAAATATCAGCAAATGTTAAATGTCCCTGATATAGATAGAGCCTCCAGTTTTGCAGTTTCTGCTACTTTACCACTGATCTATTATGCGGTTGATCAGAAGATCTATGTATATGATTTAGAGATGAACGCTGCCCGTAAGGTATATGATGCACCTGGAGCTGGAGCAAATGTTGCTGTACTGGGGATGTTGAATACAGTATTGGTAGCCGGAGTTAATGAAGGTGAAAATGGTACCGTTTATTATTTGAATCTGGCACCCACAGGTGATGTCACTTCAACAGCTAAGAAGTTTCCTGGGATAGGAAAAATTATTGATATGGTTTATAAACCACAGTAA
- a CDS encoding DUF4843 domain-containing protein has product MNSEINKSRKKLAISCCTLIFVVLGSCTKDKLITYDDAANLYFEKKTNADNNDSTSFSFAIKPLNLKEDTVYLNVHTMGKTSKSAREINLKVAEQSTAVEGTHYKLMTYVMPANAVKVKLPILVMRNPDLLKKEVFLKLSIVESKDFKPGIVSQLDYKIKINDFFSKPDNWDSRLAVFFGVFSQRKFAFIFSTLGLSKFVYPEEIPYSQMVFFKLRLKNVLADYEKINGPMMDELDNRVVFPN; this is encoded by the coding sequence ATGAATTCAGAAATAAATAAATCGAGAAAGAAATTAGCCATTTCATGCTGCACATTGATCTTTGTCGTATTAGGCTCCTGTACCAAAGATAAATTGATTACCTATGATGATGCGGCAAATCTTTACTTTGAGAAAAAGACAAATGCAGATAATAACGACAGTACTTCTTTCTCTTTTGCTATAAAGCCGTTGAATTTAAAGGAAGATACTGTTTATTTAAATGTTCATACCATGGGTAAAACCAGTAAATCAGCCCGTGAAATCAATTTAAAGGTTGCTGAACAAAGCACCGCAGTTGAAGGCACACATTATAAACTGATGACTTATGTGATGCCGGCCAATGCGGTTAAAGTGAAACTACCAATATTGGTGATGCGTAATCCAGATCTGCTAAAAAAAGAAGTTTTTTTGAAATTGAGTATCGTAGAATCTAAAGATTTTAAACCTGGTATTGTGAGTCAGCTGGATTACAAAATAAAGATCAATGACTTCTTCTCTAAACCAGATAACTGGGACTCCAGACTTGCCGTCTTTTTTGGCGTTTTTAGTCAGAGGAAATTTGCTTTTATCTTTAGTACACTAGGCTTATCAAAGTTTGTATATCCCGAAGAGATTCCATACAGCCAGATGGTCTTCTTTAAATTAAGACTTAAAAATGTGCTGGCAGATTACGAGAAAATTAATGGTCCAATGATGGATGAACTGGACAATAGGGTTGTATTTCCAAATTAA
- a CDS encoding RagB/SusD family nutrient uptake outer membrane protein: MKAIKIFMVGFAMVWLTLGLSSCNKWLDVSPASQIKQDDLLINEQGFKDALLGIYSKMSTRDLYADNMTMGFVDVLAQRYAVSNINHNFYYAVRYDYENIKIKPRIDKVWNVMYNTIANANNILGHIEAKKTVFAASNYNIIKGETLALRAFMHFDLLRLFAPAYRGGSTAEGIPYVKHFSTTVTKVSTVSETLTQIIADLKEAESLLEKSDPINNAVSSGDDLARFRTNRMNYLAVRALLARVYLFMDDKVNAALMAKSVVDAKKHKFITTAELTGNRKDRTFSTEHIFSLYITKLNEPVAEYFKFQTGGSGSTELNNTETNIKTAFEVSAGGSTDFRYVYLWEIDQATRYHSKFWQEYGSNVRDGDAFIRLMPLIRISEMFYILAECESNPVTAIGYINEVRLNRGLAALSTNFTIDGVKDEILKEYRKEFFSEGQLFYYYKRLNFARIPGSSINTSNKIYVLPIPDNEYEFRNK, from the coding sequence ATGAAAGCGATTAAAATATTTATGGTTGGTTTTGCTATGGTATGGCTGACCTTAGGCTTAAGCAGTTGTAATAAATGGTTGGATGTTAGTCCTGCTTCACAGATTAAACAAGATGACCTGCTAATAAATGAGCAGGGATTTAAAGACGCATTATTGGGCATTTACTCTAAAATGTCAACAAGGGATTTATATGCCGATAATATGACTATGGGATTTGTTGATGTGCTGGCCCAACGTTATGCAGTAAGTAATATCAATCATAATTTTTATTATGCCGTACGCTATGATTATGAAAATATAAAGATTAAACCACGTATTGATAAAGTATGGAATGTGATGTATAATACCATAGCAAATGCAAATAATATATTAGGACATATTGAAGCCAAAAAGACTGTTTTTGCAGCAAGTAATTACAATATTATAAAAGGTGAAACTTTGGCATTACGTGCTTTTATGCATTTTGATTTATTACGACTTTTTGCCCCCGCATATCGTGGAGGGAGCACTGCTGAGGGGATACCCTATGTAAAACATTTTAGTACCACAGTGACAAAAGTATCAACCGTTTCAGAAACGCTAACACAGATTATTGCAGATCTTAAAGAGGCGGAGTCCTTGTTAGAAAAGTCAGACCCCATTAATAATGCCGTTTCAAGCGGTGATGATCTGGCTAGATTTCGTACCAATCGGATGAACTATCTGGCAGTAAGAGCACTGCTTGCTCGTGTTTACTTGTTTATGGATGATAAAGTAAATGCAGCATTAATGGCCAAATCTGTGGTAGATGCTAAAAAACATAAGTTCATCACAACTGCAGAGCTTACAGGTAACCGGAAGGATCGCACATTTTCAACAGAACATATTTTTTCTTTGTACATCACAAAACTGAATGAACCCGTAGCTGAATATTTTAAATTTCAAACTGGTGGTAGTGGTTCTACTGAGCTAAACAATACTGAAACTAATATAAAAACTGCTTTTGAGGTCTCTGCAGGTGGATCAACGGATTTCAGGTACGTCTATTTATGGGAGATTGATCAGGCAACGAGATATCATTCAAAATTCTGGCAGGAATATGGGAGTAATGTAAGAGATGGTGATGCTTTTATCAGGCTTATGCCTCTTATTCGTATTTCCGAGATGTTTTACATATTGGCCGAGTGTGAAAGCAACCCGGTTACTGCCATTGGTTATATCAATGAGGTACGCCTAAACCGTGGCCTCGCAGCACTATCTACCAATTTTACTATAGACGGGGTAAAGGATGAGATCTTGAAGGAATACCGTAAAGAGTTTTTTAGTGAAGGACAGCTGTTCTACTACTATAAGCGACTGAACTTTGCACGTATTCCAGGTTCATCAATTAATACCAGTAATAAAATTTATGTTTTACCTATTCCAGATAATGAGTATGAATTCAGAAATAAATAA
- a CDS encoding SusC/RagA family TonB-linked outer membrane protein — MALEEVFSMLRSQTGYDVLWQPDKVAELSKIDVNVYNKPLEEALRTILTGQNFVYTIKDKTIMVRYREPSLLNKIVEYLKEAPVKGKVIDEMGLPLPNASITIKGKPGVFKSNDKGEFSIEVADDVKVLVFRYIGYSERELELTGKTNYIVRMEPEKMALSEVVINGISERPKEIYTGAVTTISAVDLKKVSAQNVLAAIAGIDPSFRIMDNTVIGSNINELPDIQIRGGSGFPDIKGSYTGKPNQPLFIMDGFEVPLQRVFDLDMNRVASVSLLKDAAATAIYGSRGANGVMVIETIKPKKGKLNITFNNDLKVSAPDLSGYDLLNATDKLKLEKNAGLFGSEEDGFPQVKEELYHLRFKEVVRGVNTDWLAQPVRTGYTNRSTIYAEGGDDFVRYGLQFTGGKEQGVMKGSDRTNYSGEFFLSYQFEQFKFRNSLTINSNTANASPYGAYGQYALLNPYWSIHDEFGRVRPTLEKERIDKFGLPVIRTNPIYNTTLNTKDFSTYNEFVNNFTAEWFVTRPLRLVANFSLTKNNSSSELFLPAQHTAFVNYSTTDFFRRGSYAIKNGKMLNYEGNLAFNFGKAYGKHTLYAAGGVNMAENSRNFNSFDAEGFPNDRLSDITFAMQYLKNGTPGGLEEVARRIGFFSNLNYAYMEKYLLDASFRMDGSSQFGAKSRFGQFWSVGLGWNMHKEEFMKQFDFVNLFKVRGSYGSQGGLNVPAYQAMTTYGYFTDMNYRVGVGAFLRALGDDNLKWQNKLSTNIGVDFLIFDERLDVSANYYRDITKNALADITAPPSVGFESYKANFGELLNRGFEISSRFNLIKLDNRRNFHLGISASAVRNRNKIKNVGSIFKKLNADQDGGDQTLPKVKLEEGYSVNTIWVVPSKGIDPSNGKEVFIKKDGSLTYIWDAADKRAMGNREADVEGRLGTFGGYKGFTLNVIFAYAYGAEVYNSTLINRVENVDPEFNTDRRVYEQRWTKPGDITFFKDVKDKTRTKASSRFIQDENVFSLQSASLSYDFEQKFLKKIKLQNLKLSFYMNDVFRISSVKQERGLDYPFARSVSFSLRTTL; from the coding sequence ATGGCACTCGAAGAGGTATTCAGTATGCTAAGAAGTCAAACTGGATATGATGTACTTTGGCAACCTGATAAGGTCGCTGAATTAAGTAAAATAGATGTTAATGTCTATAATAAGCCTTTAGAAGAGGCTTTGAGAACTATTCTTACCGGACAAAATTTTGTTTACACCATTAAGGACAAGACAATTATGGTTCGTTATCGCGAACCTTCGCTGCTCAATAAGATAGTCGAATACCTAAAAGAAGCGCCGGTAAAAGGAAAAGTCATTGATGAAATGGGACTTCCTTTGCCCAATGCAAGTATAACGATTAAAGGGAAACCTGGAGTTTTTAAAAGCAATGATAAGGGAGAGTTCAGTATTGAAGTCGCTGATGATGTTAAGGTGCTTGTTTTTAGGTATATCGGCTACTCAGAAAGGGAATTGGAACTGACAGGCAAAACCAATTATATTGTGCGGATGGAGCCTGAGAAAATGGCATTGTCAGAGGTGGTGATCAATGGTATTTCTGAACGACCGAAAGAAATTTATACCGGTGCAGTAACTACAATTTCGGCAGTAGACCTGAAAAAAGTATCTGCTCAAAACGTATTAGCCGCAATTGCCGGGATAGATCCTTCATTTCGTATAATGGACAATACTGTAATTGGGTCTAATATAAATGAATTACCTGATATCCAGATTCGTGGAGGTTCCGGATTTCCGGATATAAAAGGCTCATATACTGGAAAGCCTAACCAGCCATTGTTTATCATGGATGGTTTTGAAGTACCATTACAAAGAGTTTTTGACTTAGATATGAATAGGGTTGCATCAGTCTCTTTGTTAAAAGATGCAGCAGCTACAGCAATTTATGGTTCCAGGGGTGCTAATGGGGTTATGGTTATCGAAACGATTAAACCTAAAAAAGGTAAGTTGAATATTACTTTTAATAATGATTTAAAAGTTTCGGCACCTGATCTCAGTGGTTACGATCTTTTAAATGCTACAGATAAATTAAAACTGGAAAAAAATGCTGGTCTATTTGGTTCTGAAGAGGATGGATTTCCGCAAGTAAAAGAAGAGCTCTATCATCTTCGTTTTAAAGAAGTGGTAAGAGGTGTAAATACCGATTGGCTTGCCCAGCCTGTACGTACCGGATATACCAATAGAAGTACCATTTACGCCGAGGGCGGAGATGATTTTGTCCGTTATGGTTTACAATTTACAGGAGGGAAGGAACAGGGGGTAATGAAGGGATCTGACAGAACAAATTACTCTGGTGAATTTTTCCTGTCTTACCAGTTTGAGCAGTTTAAATTTAGAAATTCCCTCACCATTAATTCCAATACAGCTAACGCTTCACCCTATGGAGCCTATGGACAATACGCGCTGCTTAATCCATACTGGAGTATCCATGATGAGTTTGGACGTGTGCGTCCAACACTTGAAAAGGAGCGTATTGATAAGTTTGGTCTTCCTGTGATACGAACAAATCCCATTTACAATACAACATTGAATACTAAAGATTTCAGTACCTATAATGAATTCGTAAATAATTTTACTGCCGAATGGTTTGTAACCAGGCCACTGCGTTTGGTCGCTAACTTTAGCTTGACAAAGAACAATTCATCATCCGAACTGTTTCTGCCAGCTCAGCACACTGCTTTTGTAAATTATAGTACTACTGACTTTTTCAGAAGAGGCTCTTATGCGATAAAAAATGGTAAGATGCTGAATTATGAAGGAAACCTGGCCTTTAACTTTGGTAAGGCATATGGCAAGCATACGCTGTACGCAGCGGGTGGGGTTAACATGGCTGAAAATTCTAGAAACTTTAATTCTTTTGATGCAGAGGGATTTCCAAATGATAGGCTGTCTGACATTACTTTTGCCATGCAATACCTTAAAAATGGTACTCCAGGTGGTTTAGAAGAAGTGGCCCGGAGGATTGGATTTTTCTCCAATCTGAATTATGCTTATATGGAGAAGTACCTGCTTGATGCATCTTTCAGGATGGATGGCTCTTCTCAATTTGGAGCAAAAAGCCGTTTCGGACAATTTTGGTCTGTAGGGCTGGGTTGGAATATGCACAAGGAAGAATTCATGAAACAGTTTGATTTTGTTAATCTGTTTAAAGTTAGAGGAAGTTATGGTTCCCAGGGAGGTTTAAATGTTCCAGCCTATCAGGCGATGACCACCTATGGTTATTTTACAGATATGAACTATAGGGTTGGCGTAGGTGCATTTCTTCGTGCGTTGGGAGATGACAATCTAAAGTGGCAGAATAAATTGAGCACAAACATTGGTGTTGATTTTCTAATTTTCGATGAACGCTTAGATGTATCTGCTAACTACTATCGTGATATAACTAAAAATGCTCTGGCAGATATTACTGCTCCTCCATCAGTTGGATTTGAAAGTTATAAGGCAAATTTTGGAGAATTATTAAATCGTGGATTCGAAATCAGCTCAAGGTTTAACCTGATTAAATTGGATAACAGGAGAAATTTCCACTTAGGGATTTCTGCTTCGGCTGTACGAAACCGCAATAAAATAAAAAATGTAGGCAGTATATTTAAAAAACTAAATGCAGACCAGGATGGTGGCGACCAGACTTTGCCAAAAGTAAAGCTGGAAGAAGGTTATTCTGTAAATACCATTTGGGTAGTACCCTCAAAAGGAATTGATCCAAGTAATGGTAAAGAGGTATTTATTAAGAAGGATGGGTCGCTCACTTATATCTGGGATGCTGCCGATAAACGGGCAATGGGCAATCGGGAAGCAGATGTAGAAGGTCGCCTTGGTACATTTGGAGGTTATAAAGGTTTTACGCTGAATGTGATTTTTGCCTACGCATATGGTGCTGAAGTATACAATTCTACTTTGATTAACAGGGTTGAGAATGTAGACCCGGAATTTAACACCGACAGGAGAGTTTATGAACAAAGGTGGACCAAGCCTGGAGATATTACATTTTTTAAAGATGTAAAAGACAAAACCAGAACAAAAGCATCCTCAAGATTTATTCAGGATGAAAATGTATTCTCTTTACAGTCGGCCTCTCTTTCTTATGATTTCGAACAAAAATTCCTGAAAAAAATAAAATTACAGAATCTGAAGTTGTCTTTTTATATGAATGATGTTTTCAGAATCTCTTCGGTAAAACAAGAACGTGGTCTGGATTATCCTTTTGCCCGTTCAGTTTCCTTTTCCTTAAGAACAACTTTATAA
- a CDS encoding FecR family protein yields MKKPTNDQLNQLADKWLKGIIKPEERELLDKWYDTDSDEPLVWMGSDQSEEQLHTRLISNFNDQYRQRAKKRKLSWSISVAAMIIISLSVASYFLLKTKNDLQVAVIENDISPGGNKAVLTLANGKRVTLNDANQQELLEQQGVKISKTADGKLVYMTCTTCNEKTDKQLFNTIETPRGGQYEIRLPDGTRVWLNAASKLIYPISFQTQKERRVQLFGEAYFEVAQQDRIVKKHTEPEGKLPFVVQTDKQEVEVLGTHFNINSYSDEPDTRTTLLEGSVKVFSTQKSVLLKPNQQAILVTANQLLIKAVNAKESIAWKQDYFMFNKESLLSIMRKISRWYDVDVIYETEMLKSQRFSGTVSRFKNLAELLEKLELTGPVKFKITDKKIIVMPD; encoded by the coding sequence ATGAAGAAGCCTACAAATGATCAGTTAAACCAGCTTGCCGATAAATGGCTAAAGGGTATCATTAAACCAGAAGAAAGGGAACTACTTGACAAATGGTATGATACAGATAGCGATGAACCACTAGTTTGGATGGGATCTGATCAGTCAGAAGAACAGCTACACACACGTCTAATTAGCAATTTTAATGATCAATATAGACAGCGTGCGAAGAAGAGAAAATTAAGTTGGAGCATATCTGTTGCAGCAATGATTATTATTTCATTGAGTGTCGCTTCTTATTTCCTATTGAAGACAAAAAATGATTTACAGGTCGCAGTAATTGAAAATGATATTTCACCAGGTGGAAATAAGGCAGTCCTTACTTTAGCGAATGGTAAAAGAGTTACACTTAATGATGCCAATCAGCAAGAATTACTCGAACAACAAGGGGTTAAAATTAGTAAAACAGCCGATGGTAAATTGGTATATATGACTTGTACAACTTGTAATGAAAAAACGGATAAACAGTTGTTCAATACTATTGAAACACCCAGGGGTGGGCAATATGAAATTCGTTTGCCTGATGGAACCAGGGTATGGTTAAATGCTGCATCAAAATTAATTTATCCTATCTCATTTCAAACGCAAAAAGAACGTAGGGTACAGCTATTTGGTGAAGCATATTTTGAAGTAGCTCAGCAAGACCGGATAGTAAAAAAGCATACAGAACCAGAAGGGAAGCTACCCTTTGTTGTTCAGACAGATAAACAAGAAGTTGAGGTCCTGGGGACACATTTTAACATCAATAGTTATAGTGACGAGCCAGATACAAGAACAACATTATTAGAGGGATCAGTAAAGGTGTTTAGCACTCAAAAAAGTGTCTTGTTAAAACCTAATCAGCAGGCTATCCTGGTTACTGCTAATCAATTGCTAATCAAAGCTGTTAACGCTAAAGAGTCCATTGCCTGGAAACAGGATTATTTTATGTTTAATAAAGAGAGCCTGCTGAGTATCATGCGAAAGATCAGTAGATGGTATGATGTAGATGTGATTTACGAAACAGAAATGCTGAAATCCCAGCGTTTTAGTGGTACTGTCTCACGATTTAAAAATTTAGCAGAATTGTTGGAAAAGCTGGAACTAACCGGTCCGGTCAAATTTAAAATAACAGATAAAAAAATTATCGTAATGCCTGATTAA
- a CDS encoding RNA polymerase sigma-70 factor translates to MLNDFTYKNLNDNELYDCLTQDNEEALTILYNRYWKRMIYKAALKLDSDTDAEEVVQDTFMDIWNSRHRIKIQYSFQTYIAAIVKYKVMAKLAANKKIPYEATDNVYQLQVPDHSTQQWLQFSDLQTEIESVVQMLPEKCQIVFRMSREDGLSDRKIAEELNISQKTVEAHISKALKYLRNTIRFIRSASFFNLSPGSFIFFTAN, encoded by the coding sequence AAATGATAATGAGCTTTATGATTGCTTAACTCAGGACAATGAGGAGGCATTGACCATATTGTACAATCGATATTGGAAACGCATGATTTATAAAGCAGCATTAAAACTAGATTCTGATACAGATGCTGAAGAAGTGGTTCAGGATACCTTTATGGATATTTGGAATAGCAGACATAGAATAAAAATTCAGTATAGTTTTCAAACTTACATTGCAGCCATTGTCAAGTATAAAGTAATGGCAAAGCTGGCAGCCAATAAAAAAATCCCATACGAGGCAACAGACAATGTCTATCAGTTACAAGTTCCAGATCACTCCACACAACAATGGTTGCAATTTTCCGATCTTCAAACCGAGATAGAAAGTGTCGTGCAAATGCTTCCAGAAAAATGCCAAATAGTTTTTCGTATGAGTAGAGAAGATGGGCTTAGTGACAGGAAGATTGCTGAAGAACTAAATATTTCTCAGAAAACAGTTGAAGCACACATCAGTAAAGCACTTAAATACCTTCGTAATACTATCCGATTCATTAGAAGTGCATCATTCTTTAATCTTTCACCAGGATCTTTTATTTTTTTTACAGCTAACTAA